A genomic segment from Tuwongella immobilis encodes:
- the tsaB gene encoding tRNA (adenosine(37)-N6)-threonylcarbamoyltransferase complex dimerization subunit type 1 TsaB, with translation MELAGWWLVLETTGRSAQVGIVHNGETMHQESLAESRRHARDLARSAQTLLQSVNSSLREVSGVLISRGPGSYTGLRVGMISAQSLAYATGCPLVMIDTFAAVAAQTPESVATVEIISDAQQDHVYHQRFCRTESGAWLAVDELRITALGDWLVQLPADVPISGPGVRTFDAKIPAAIPRIGSDAQQPGILGMIAVARHAGPNGNRHAILTPIAEATPLYLRGSSAEEKLKQQTKSATAS, from the coding sequence ATGGAACTTGCCGGGTGGTGGTTGGTGCTGGAGACCACGGGCCGCAGTGCTCAGGTGGGGATTGTCCACAACGGCGAGACGATGCATCAGGAATCGCTGGCCGAGTCCCGCCGCCATGCCCGCGACCTGGCCCGCTCCGCCCAGACGCTGCTGCAATCGGTGAATTCCAGCCTGCGCGAAGTGAGCGGCGTGCTCATCAGCCGGGGACCAGGCAGCTACACCGGCCTGCGAGTCGGGATGATCTCCGCACAATCGCTCGCCTACGCGACCGGCTGCCCGTTGGTGATGATCGACACATTTGCCGCCGTCGCCGCTCAGACGCCGGAATCCGTCGCCACGGTCGAAATCATCTCCGATGCCCAACAGGATCACGTCTATCATCAGCGATTCTGTCGCACGGAATCCGGCGCATGGCTGGCGGTGGACGAACTTCGCATCACCGCACTCGGCGACTGGTTGGTGCAACTACCTGCCGATGTGCCCATTTCCGGGCCGGGAGTGCGGACGTTCGATGCGAAGATTCCCGCAGCGATTCCACGAATCGGCAGCGACGCGCAGCAACCAGGAATTCTCGGCATGATTGCCGTCGCACGCCATGCGGGACCGAATGGCAATCGGCACGCGATTCTGACGCCGATTGCGGAAGCGACACCGCTGTATTTGCGGGGTAGTTCTGCGGAAGAGAAATTGAAGCAGCAAACGAAATCAGCCACCGCATCATGA
- the dcuC gene encoding C4-dicarboxylate transporter DcuC gives MLVVTFGLIGLAVIAILRGVDVRLALFAAALLLATILGQPLLVVQSFLSTFADGQFVVPICTSMGFAYVLKLTGCDQHLVQTLLRPLRHVRFFLIPGILLVGFIVNTPVISQTSTAVCLGPVVVPLMRANGFSPLTIGATLLLGTSIGGELLNPGAPELRTVSVAVGIPSRELVSMMLPLVIPHLLIAFPLFWWMTNRAERKLGLLPRTAPSSTDGVSAEFRINPIRAMIPLVPLGLLFISGPPLNLLPAETLEWIRARIVSPTESPMVFESRMIGLAMLIGTVAAAFSNLAVAKDTMKSFFEGAGYAFTHVISLIVIASTLAKAVQAAGIAEQMHQLVLQFPNVLTPLAAMLTLAFACLTGSGMAATRGLYGFFVEPAQAVGVDPAELGVLVSLAAAAGRTMSPVAAVTIICATMTGTNPFTLMLRVAIPLLVSFTIVVTLRMAGMI, from the coding sequence ATGCTGGTTGTGACGTTTGGGTTAATCGGCCTGGCGGTGATCGCCATTCTGCGCGGTGTGGATGTTCGCCTCGCGCTCTTCGCCGCCGCGTTACTCCTGGCCACGATTTTGGGACAACCCCTGCTCGTGGTGCAGAGCTTCCTGTCCACCTTCGCCGATGGTCAATTCGTCGTCCCCATTTGCACGTCAATGGGCTTTGCCTATGTGCTGAAACTCACCGGGTGCGATCAGCATTTGGTACAGACGCTCCTGCGACCGTTGCGGCACGTGCGATTCTTTCTGATCCCCGGAATCCTGCTGGTGGGGTTCATCGTCAATACACCAGTCATCAGCCAAACTAGCACCGCTGTTTGCCTGGGGCCGGTGGTGGTGCCGTTGATGCGGGCCAATGGCTTCTCCCCACTGACCATCGGTGCCACCTTGCTGCTGGGCACCTCCATCGGCGGCGAGCTGCTCAATCCTGGCGCTCCCGAGTTGCGCACCGTCAGCGTCGCGGTCGGCATTCCGTCCCGCGAACTGGTGTCGATGATGCTGCCGCTGGTGATTCCGCATCTGCTGATTGCCTTCCCGCTATTTTGGTGGATGACCAACCGCGCGGAGCGGAAATTGGGGCTGCTCCCCCGCACTGCGCCAAGCTCAACGGATGGCGTCTCAGCCGAGTTTCGCATCAATCCCATTCGGGCGATGATTCCATTGGTCCCGTTGGGGTTGCTGTTCATCTCTGGCCCGCCGCTCAATCTGCTCCCCGCTGAGACGCTGGAGTGGATTCGCGCCCGAATCGTGTCACCCACCGAGTCACCGATGGTGTTCGAGAGTCGGATGATCGGCCTGGCGATGCTCATCGGCACGGTCGCTGCCGCCTTCAGCAATCTCGCCGTCGCCAAAGATACGATGAAGTCGTTCTTCGAAGGGGCAGGCTACGCATTCACGCATGTGATCTCGCTGATTGTCATCGCCTCGACGCTCGCCAAAGCGGTTCAGGCCGCCGGAATCGCCGAACAGATGCACCAACTGGTGTTGCAGTTTCCGAATGTGCTGACCCCATTGGCGGCGATGCTGACATTGGCATTTGCCTGTTTGACCGGATCGGGCATGGCCGCAACTCGCGGACTATACGGATTCTTCGTTGAACCCGCTCAAGCGGTCGGCGTCGATCCCGCCGAGTTGGGCGTGCTGGTGTCGTTGGCCGCCGCTGCCGGTCGCACCATGTCCCCGGTCGCCGCCGTGACGATCATCTGCGCCACCATGACCGGCACCAACCCCTTCACGCTGATGCTCCGCGTCGCGATCCCGCTGCTGGTCAGCTTCACCATCGTCGTCACCCTCCGCATGGCGGGCATGATTTAA
- a CDS encoding diacylglycerol kinase family protein produces the protein MTEQPLPPPDWEPPQDDQSDAMPTPRRRCRTWRDKFGEAFRGVKLGIRGHSSFFVHFFVAALVIVAGIVFACDRWEWGLLIGCIGMVLTAELFNSSLETLFHAQDDAVKNRVQGVLDIAAGAVLMAAMTSSVIGLIVFVPKILDTVRAILG, from the coding sequence ATGACCGAACAACCGCTACCCCCACCGGATTGGGAACCGCCCCAAGATGACCAGTCGGATGCGATGCCGACACCTCGCCGACGTTGTCGCACCTGGCGCGATAAATTCGGCGAGGCATTCCGAGGCGTGAAACTTGGCATTCGCGGGCATTCCAGCTTCTTCGTGCATTTCTTCGTCGCTGCACTGGTGATCGTCGCGGGGATTGTCTTCGCGTGCGATCGCTGGGAGTGGGGGCTACTCATCGGCTGCATTGGAATGGTGCTGACTGCGGAATTGTTCAATAGCTCGCTGGAAACGCTGTTTCACGCACAAGACGACGCCGTGAAAAATCGCGTGCAAGGGGTGTTGGATATCGCGGCGGGGGCGGTGCTGATGGCCGCGATGACCAGTAGCGTGATTGGCTTGATCGTCTTTGTGCCCAAAATTCTCGATACGGTGCGGGCGATTCTCGGCTGA
- a CDS encoding DUF1559 family PulG-like putative transporter encodes MTRRPAFTLIELLVVIAIIAILIGLLLPAVQKVREAAARMQSTNNLKQMSLATHGYNDANDFLPPAFVDWDGGDNPLWWKRAGSSHYYILPYIEQNALADRTYTYGSEQLKIFWAIYTNNGVKTFVNPSDPSNPANGLFNDSGWGNYGVTGYAANYVSLGHYLRSNNNRLRKLNGISDGTSNTIFYAEKVAVCQRSTFSGASAGGPYYNIWAYGRTAWPEWNPIFGYQVTGPASKFQVNPVASGAAATCDPRLASAPRSAGILVGLGDGSVRMLNSNVNPDTWWAACTPDGGEVLGSDW; translated from the coding sequence ATGACTCGTCGCCCTGCATTTACTCTCATTGAATTGCTGGTTGTAATCGCCATCATCGCCATCCTGATTGGTCTGCTGCTGCCCGCGGTGCAAAAAGTCCGCGAAGCCGCCGCCCGGATGCAATCCACGAACAATCTGAAACAAATGTCGCTGGCCACGCACGGCTACAACGACGCCAACGATTTCCTGCCCCCCGCGTTCGTCGATTGGGACGGCGGCGATAATCCCCTGTGGTGGAAACGGGCTGGCTCCAGCCACTACTACATTCTGCCGTACATCGAACAGAATGCCCTCGCCGATCGCACCTACACCTACGGCTCGGAACAGCTCAAAATCTTCTGGGCGATTTACACCAACAACGGTGTCAAGACGTTCGTCAACCCGTCTGATCCATCGAATCCCGCCAACGGTCTGTTCAACGATAGCGGCTGGGGCAATTACGGTGTAACCGGGTATGCCGCCAACTATGTGAGCCTGGGTCACTATCTGCGCAGCAACAACAACCGACTGCGAAAACTCAACGGCATTTCCGATGGCACCTCGAACACGATTTTCTACGCCGAGAAGGTCGCGGTCTGCCAGCGATCGACGTTCAGCGGAGCGTCCGCAGGTGGCCCGTACTACAACATTTGGGCGTATGGCCGCACCGCATGGCCGGAATGGAACCCGATCTTCGGCTATCAAGTGACGGGACCGGCCTCGAAATTCCAAGTCAATCCCGTTGCCAGCGGCGCGGCCGCCACGTGCGACCCGCGATTGGCCAGCGCCCCGCGTTCCGCCGGCATTCTGGTCGGTCTGGGCGATGGCAGCGTTCGCATGCTCAACAGCAATGTCAATCCCGATACCTGGTGGGCGGCTTGCACGCCGGACGGCGGTGAAGTTTTGGGCAGCGATTGGTGA
- a CDS encoding ribonuclease HI family protein, translating into MANETVTIHIDGASRGNPGPAAYAYVIAAPGQPVYEAGIVMPKTTNNIAEYTALVEVLGKAAELGLDHLLIHSDSELMVKQMAGEYRVKNEDLKELYDEAVDIKRQFSDVRIVHVRREQNRRADELCNLALDGKPVAPGPRVESATPAEKRSKSASAGSATSKSATKSAATASDAAVREDAIAHLEAAAKAWARDGVAAVSPEMIWDQLWDLLVEAKLLKTKK; encoded by the coding sequence ATGGCGAATGAAACGGTGACAATCCACATTGATGGCGCATCGCGCGGCAATCCCGGCCCCGCCGCCTATGCCTATGTCATCGCCGCGCCCGGCCAGCCGGTGTACGAAGCTGGAATCGTGATGCCCAAAACGACCAACAATATCGCCGAATATACGGCATTGGTCGAAGTGTTGGGCAAAGCCGCCGAGTTGGGATTGGATCACCTGCTGATCCACAGCGATTCCGAATTGATGGTCAAACAGATGGCCGGGGAATATCGCGTCAAGAACGAAGACCTCAAAGAATTGTACGATGAGGCGGTCGATATCAAGCGGCAATTCTCGGATGTTCGCATTGTCCATGTGCGCCGCGAACAGAATCGCCGGGCGGACGAGTTATGCAATCTCGCACTTGATGGGAAACCGGTTGCCCCTGGCCCCCGAGTGGAGTCGGCCACGCCTGCCGAGAAACGCTCGAAATCGGCCAGCGCTGGGAGCGCAACCAGTAAATCCGCCACGAAATCCGCAGCGACCGCAAGCGATGCCGCCGTTCGGGAAGACGCCATTGCCCATCTCGAAGCCGCCGCCAAAGCGTGGGCCCGCGACGGGGTCGCTGCCGTTTCCCCCGAGATGATTTGGGATCAACTGTGGGATCTGCTCGTCGAAGCGAAGCTACTGAAGACCAAAAAATGA